The following coding sequences are from one Streptomyces sp. NBC_00536 window:
- a CDS encoding phage terminase small subunit — MAGRGPAPKDPRRRAGHRKDGHQQTVLRFELAEAPELPPLRARQGDEMVEVPWPAATLEWWEMWKASPQAEHFTSTDWSFLRDTALVHARHWNGESTAGAELRLRVAKFGATPEDRARLRMQFAQADEADSKRPPGSSAEEQFADLKVLPGGGADAVAGA, encoded by the coding sequence ATGGCTGGTCGTGGACCTGCCCCGAAGGACCCCCGGCGCCGCGCCGGCCACCGCAAGGACGGCCACCAACAGACGGTGCTCCGCTTCGAGCTGGCCGAGGCGCCCGAACTGCCGCCGCTGCGGGCTCGCCAGGGCGACGAGATGGTCGAGGTGCCGTGGCCCGCGGCGACCCTGGAGTGGTGGGAGATGTGGAAGGCGTCCCCGCAGGCCGAGCACTTCACCTCGACCGACTGGTCGTTCCTGCGGGACACGGCCCTGGTGCACGCCCGGCACTGGAACGGAGAGTCGACGGCCGGCGCCGAGCTGCGCCTGAGGGTCGCCAAGTTCGGCGCCACTCCGGAAGACCGGGCCCGGCTGCGGATGCAGTTCGCCCAGGCCGACGAGGCCGACTCGAAGCGCCCGCCCGGCTCCTCCGCCGAGGAGCAGTTCGCCGACCTGAAGGTTCTGCCGGGGGGTGGGGCGGATGCCGTGGCGGGGGCCTAG
- a CDS encoding terminase, with product MPWRGPRYEGELPTLGYQVINWLHTYLAAPDRSDYVPFRLTREQAQFVLNLYAVDPRTGERRYRRAVLSRPKGWGKSPLLAALTCAEALADVVPDGWDANGEPVGRPWASLRTPWLQLAAVSEDQTKNAWAPLLEMLREGPALDEYPGIEPLDTFVNLPQGRIEFVTSAATSREGNRPVWCVLDQTEEWRASNGGVKLAATLRRNLGKTAGTSVESPNAYIPGGGSVAESSAEYFKRIREGRARDEGLLYDHREAPPETDMADRDSLMAGLLHAYGDSAAQAGGWVNLDRIAAEVWDPDTDPQDARRFYLGQVTHASDSWITQPEWAGVADVEKVVGEREAVVLGFDGSRRRSRGVTDATALVGCRVADGHLFLLGCWEQPDGPEGENWQVPVVEVLAAVEDAFKRYRVVGMYADPAKWESHVATWEAKHGRRLKVKSTLQHPIEWWMTGGRAHLIVRALEKFRSSVVEDELTHDGSSVLTRHVLNSRRRQSRVGAQIAKEHPDSPRKIDAAVAAVLAWQCRVDALAKGLGKEKAGMGLPGKGRVIVLR from the coding sequence ATGCCGTGGCGGGGGCCTAGGTACGAGGGGGAGCTTCCGACGCTGGGCTACCAGGTCATCAACTGGTTGCACACCTACCTGGCGGCCCCTGACCGTTCCGACTACGTGCCGTTCCGACTGACGCGGGAGCAGGCACAGTTCGTGCTGAACCTGTACGCGGTCGACCCGCGGACGGGCGAGCGCCGGTACCGCAGGGCGGTCCTGTCGCGGCCTAAGGGCTGGGGCAAGTCGCCGCTGCTGGCCGCCCTCACGTGTGCCGAGGCCCTGGCGGACGTCGTCCCTGACGGTTGGGACGCCAACGGTGAGCCGGTGGGCCGCCCGTGGGCCTCCCTGCGCACGCCGTGGCTGCAGCTGGCTGCCGTGTCCGAGGACCAGACGAAGAACGCGTGGGCGCCGCTGCTGGAGATGCTGCGGGAGGGCCCGGCACTGGACGAGTACCCGGGCATCGAGCCGCTGGACACCTTCGTGAACCTGCCGCAGGGCCGCATCGAGTTCGTGACGAGCGCGGCCACGTCTCGGGAGGGCAACCGGCCGGTGTGGTGTGTCCTGGACCAGACGGAGGAGTGGCGCGCATCGAACGGCGGGGTGAAGTTGGCGGCGACGTTGCGCCGGAACCTGGGCAAGACGGCCGGCACGTCGGTGGAGTCCCCCAATGCCTACATCCCGGGCGGCGGGAGCGTCGCGGAGTCCTCGGCCGAGTACTTCAAGCGGATCCGTGAGGGCCGCGCCCGGGACGAGGGCCTGCTGTACGACCACCGGGAAGCGCCCCCGGAAACTGACATGGCTGACAGGGACTCGCTGATGGCCGGTCTGCTCCACGCCTACGGCGATTCCGCGGCGCAGGCCGGCGGCTGGGTGAACCTGGACCGGATCGCCGCCGAGGTGTGGGACCCGGACACGGACCCGCAGGACGCCCGTCGCTTCTACCTCGGCCAGGTCACCCACGCGTCCGACAGTTGGATCACGCAGCCGGAATGGGCCGGGGTGGCTGACGTCGAGAAGGTGGTCGGCGAGCGGGAGGCGGTCGTGCTGGGCTTCGACGGTTCCCGTCGGCGTTCCCGGGGCGTCACGGACGCGACGGCCCTGGTGGGCTGCCGAGTCGCCGATGGGCATCTGTTCTTGCTGGGCTGCTGGGAACAGCCTGACGGTCCTGAAGGCGAGAACTGGCAGGTCCCAGTCGTCGAGGTGCTTGCGGCCGTCGAGGACGCCTTCAAGCGCTACCGGGTGGTGGGCATGTACGCCGACCCCGCGAAGTGGGAGTCGCACGTGGCGACCTGGGAGGCGAAGCACGGGCGCCGGCTGAAGGTGAAGTCGACCCTGCAGCATCCCATCGAGTGGTGGATGACGGGTGGCCGCGCGCACCTGATCGTGCGGGCGCTGGAGAAGTTCCGCTCGTCGGTCGTCGAGGACGAGCTGACTCACGACGGGTCCAGCGTGCTCACGCGGCATGTGCTGAACTCGCGCCGCCGGCAGTCCCGCGTCGGTGCGCAGATCGCCAAGGAACATCCCGACTCGCCCCGGAAGATCGACGCTGCCGTGGCCGCGGTTCTCGCCTGGCAGTGCCGGGTCGACGCCCTGGCCAAGGGCCTCGGCAAGGAGAAGGCGGGAATGGGCCTACCCGGCAAGGGGCGCGTCATCGTCCTGCGCTGA
- a CDS encoding HNH endonuclease: MAHNWGTSKRSSRLPGNWQKIRAQVLDRDRICRICAVRPSTIADHIEAMTDDHRLEALQGVCAPCHRVKTSAEAAAARAAAPKPGRRRPQEPHPGLL, encoded by the coding sequence ATGGCCCACAACTGGGGCACGTCCAAGAGGTCCAGCCGACTGCCGGGGAACTGGCAGAAGATCCGGGCCCAGGTGCTCGACCGAGATCGGATCTGCCGCATCTGTGCTGTACGGCCGAGCACGATCGCGGACCACATTGAGGCGATGACCGATGATCACCGGCTGGAAGCGCTTCAGGGCGTCTGTGCGCCGTGCCACCGGGTGAAGACATCCGCCGAGGCCGCCGCGGCCCGCGCTGCCGCCCCCAAGCCGGGCCGCCGGCGCCCGCAGGAACCCCACCCGGGGCTGCTGTAG
- a CDS encoding helix-turn-helix domain-containing protein encodes MTTPLVPTSLPDWAWERADVREALRARDIGAVFRHVQQYSGASQARIAAAVGMTQARVNEIINRRREVSRLDVYERIADGLNMPDDARHLLGLAASREKRSGGAAFDLAAFPEVVRVYSAQAAARAEIQQQTRAAKELDILAVRGLGLIGLNDSMLRAHLGRPDGRLRVRVLLLDPEGPALAQRAAEIGESAESLAGGVRLSEARLRELADVCDVEAYRYGMLPTWRIIRTDSTMFVGAFDAGWEGHESATYKVMETPHGPLYRGFRRMFEAVIDEAERTV; translated from the coding sequence GTGACCACACCGCTTGTACCGACGTCGCTGCCCGACTGGGCCTGGGAGCGGGCCGACGTCCGCGAAGCGCTCCGCGCCCGTGACATCGGAGCTGTGTTTCGTCACGTCCAGCAGTACAGCGGCGCCAGCCAGGCGCGCATCGCGGCCGCGGTCGGCATGACGCAGGCCCGCGTCAACGAGATCATCAACCGGCGCCGTGAAGTGTCCCGACTGGACGTGTACGAGCGGATCGCCGACGGCCTGAACATGCCGGACGACGCCCGGCACCTTCTCGGCCTGGCCGCCAGCCGCGAGAAGCGTTCCGGCGGCGCGGCGTTCGACCTGGCCGCGTTCCCCGAGGTGGTCCGCGTGTACTCCGCCCAGGCCGCGGCCCGCGCCGAGATCCAGCAGCAGACCCGGGCCGCGAAAGAGCTGGACATCCTTGCCGTCCGAGGGCTCGGTCTGATCGGTCTCAACGACTCCATGCTGCGCGCCCACCTCGGCCGCCCTGACGGGCGCCTGCGGGTCCGGGTTCTGCTGCTCGACCCCGAGGGGCCTGCCCTGGCCCAGCGCGCCGCGGAGATCGGGGAGTCGGCCGAGTCCCTGGCTGGCGGCGTGCGGCTTTCCGAGGCCCGCCTGCGGGAGTTGGCCGATGTGTGCGACGTCGAGGCGTACCGGTACGGCATGCTGCCGACGTGGCGCATCATCCGCACGGACAGCACGATGTTCGTCGGAGCCTTTGATGCGGGCTGGGAAGGGCATGAGAGCGCCACGTACAAGGTGATGGAGACCCCGCACGGGCCCCTGTACCGGGGGTTCCGGCGCATGTTCGAGGCGGTCATCGATGAGGCTGAGCGAACGGTCTGA
- the cyaB gene encoding class IV adenylate cyclase, whose amino-acid sequence MIEAELKARVHSPETVMRALDDRATARTEVYQDTYYDRPGGSLEKAGQELRVRTVHGAEETRTVLTYKGTAVDEESGSKPEHETRVEDAEAVHAMLRGLGYTPFIAFEKRCRNYDLEERGRRMLATLVRVPEIDGTFLELETLADEDDLAAALNDVRAVLGELGLADGDLTRETYTGAVAAQRGSNP is encoded by the coding sequence GTGATCGAGGCGGAACTGAAGGCGCGCGTCCACTCGCCGGAGACGGTCATGCGGGCGCTCGACGACCGGGCCACCGCCCGGACCGAGGTCTACCAGGACACGTACTACGACCGGCCGGGCGGCAGCCTTGAGAAGGCGGGCCAGGAACTGCGGGTGCGGACGGTCCACGGCGCGGAGGAGACGCGCACGGTGCTCACTTACAAGGGCACCGCGGTCGATGAGGAGTCCGGGTCGAAGCCGGAGCACGAGACCCGCGTCGAGGACGCCGAGGCGGTCCACGCGATGCTGCGCGGACTCGGGTACACGCCGTTCATCGCGTTCGAGAAGCGGTGCCGGAACTACGACCTGGAGGAGCGCGGCCGGCGGATGCTGGCCACGCTGGTCCGGGTCCCGGAGATCGACGGCACGTTCCTTGAGCTGGAGACGCTCGCCGACGAGGATGACCTGGCCGCGGCTCTCAACGACGTCCGGGCCGTACTCGGCGAGCTGGGCCTCGCCGACGGGGACCTGACCCGGGAGACCTACACGGGCGCCGTCGCCGCCCAGCGGGGCTCAAATCCCTGA
- a CDS encoding DUF6907 domain-containing protein: protein MKTYTGPTLGGATATITCPDWCTVDHAYWDDRADDCFHKSSLLEVMPPRDRAGHPTPVFHPQLGAELQLHSTATAPSAAAVWLQLSEFKEDGVELDLAGLDSHLAEVDRYRDGLARYRRLLAAIDAERRHRY, encoded by the coding sequence ATGAAGACGTACACCGGCCCGACCCTCGGCGGCGCCACCGCCACGATCACTTGCCCCGACTGGTGCACGGTCGATCACGCCTACTGGGACGACCGGGCCGACGACTGCTTCCACAAGAGCAGCCTCCTTGAGGTGATGCCGCCTCGTGACCGCGCCGGCCACCCGACGCCTGTCTTCCATCCGCAGTTGGGTGCCGAGCTGCAGCTGCACTCGACCGCCACCGCCCCGTCCGCCGCGGCTGTGTGGCTGCAGCTGTCGGAGTTCAAGGAGGACGGGGTCGAGCTGGACCTGGCCGGGCTGGACAGCCACCTGGCGGAGGTCGACCGGTACCGCGACGGCCTGGCCCGGTACCGTCGGCTCCTGGCTGCCATCGACGCCGAGCGTCGCCACCGGTACTGA